The DNA window CCTTGTAGTATTTTTTCTGGCAGGATATAGAGCAACTTCTGAATTACATTGGCGCTAAAACTAAAAGCCTTGGACCAAAACATGAACTACTCTGCCAGCTAACCTGAAGCAGATGACAGCCATCATCCTGTCACAACAGTACTATATTTGTGTTGATTAGTTTGACCCAGATACACTTGTGGTGTTCTGAATGAGTTTAGTGTGGATGTAGTTTGGTGCTAATTTTTGTCTAACCCTCCTTTTGATTTGACACATACAGTATGAGTCAGACGATGTTTCTGTGCTGTGCTGATACACCCATTGTAATTAATTCGTAAAAAATGAGtaaggcctgtttagttcccaaaaattttcaccccaaactatcacatcgaattttacggcacatgcatggagtattaaatatagacgaaaaaaaactaattgcacagtttgattgaaaatcacgagacgaatgtttttaagactaattagtccatgattaaccaTAAATGCTACCGTAACTaatatgcgctaatgatggattaactaggcttaataaattcgtctcgcagtttccggacgagctatgtaattagtttttttttattagtatccgaaaactccTTCCGAtatccccgaaacatccgatgtgacatcaaaaattttcatttcacgaactaaacgtaGCCTAAATCAAATTTGTAAAAAACGAAGATCCCAGTCTGGCATTGTTTATAAATAAATTAGCACATCAAAAGGGGACGGAGGCAGGGCAGGCATGGATTCATCCATTCATTGCTGCACCTTCACGCCCCGCCATTACCCTACCCTACCCCACAAGAAAAGAGAAGCTGACCGCATGCTGCACCATCATTGTACTACCATCTGCGAACTGGTTgaaatttcttttcctttttctttttgctcTTCCTTTTTACTCACTGTATATGTTTTCTTGGGTGAAGGTAAATGATGTGGGTTGAGGTTGATGGCTGCCATTAATTTCAGTGAGCAGTCCTGCACAGTTCTCAAGGCTGTACTGTACGGTATGGTCTCAAAAGCCTGGTTTGGCTGGGCTTGTTCGTCGGATCATGAAGAAGTGATactaagggcgtgtttagttccgaaaatttttggcttttggctactgtagcactttcgttgttatttggtaaaaattgtccaattatggactatttaggcttaaaagattcgtctcgcaatttctcgatgaactgtgcaattggttttttttttcgtctacatttaatactccatgcatgtgccgcaagattcgatgtgacagggaatcttgaaaatttttggtttttgggttggaactaaacggggcctaattgATTTGGTGTAAGAAAAAAATATGTTTAGAGGCAATAAGCCCAGCCTTCTAAACTGCAGAGCACAGAGAGGTAGTACGGTGCAGGAGCCAGGTCAGGACTCAAAATGGATTGTTATTATTattggaaggaagaaatgagccATAGCCAACGAGGCGAGCACGACAGACAGCTACGACTAGGGGGGAGAGGGAGGATCAGTTCAATGGCTGGCTGGCTGATGCCATGATTGCGGCCCTGCACAactttccctttccctttccccCTACTGCAGGCCGCCCGCCCGCAGGAATCGCCGGCACCAGGTCGCCGCTCGCTGCCTTTCCGTGCCGGCCAGCCAAAGCATTTCTGCCGGTGGTGGCGTGGTGTTGCTGCCTGCCTCTGCCTCCAAAGCAAAGAATCCCAGTAGAGGGAAGAGGAGAGACACGCTGCACTGCAGCTTCGTGCTGTTTGCTTCGCTTTATTCCCCTTCCTTGTTCCAGCACCAGCTCCCCTGTCACTCCATCCCCATCCCGCCTTGCTTTCCCCGTCCGCCAAACTCCTCGCCTCTTGGCTGTTGCTGCGTTCGTCCGAGGCATTTCTATTTCAGAGCGCAAGAACAAGTTCTTCTTCGCCTGCCGCCTCGTCGCTGAGGTGCTGAGGTGCGGCTGCCGCCGATTTCTGTTTCTTGCGCTGTCTGTgctactcttttttttttcttttccccaTAGCCATTGTTGTTGGATTGGATCCTTCTGCAGCCGAAGCCTCATGCTTCATTCATGTCCTCGTAGCTCTTCCTTTCCTTCTGTATATATATCGTTTTCATAGACACTACTTGATCTGCAAATCCCCGTAGCGGCCGGCCGGTTCTTTTACCTGTTATTGGTAGTACAACCTTACTGCTAGTTTCATTTGGCCTGGTCTTGTTTTACGCATGTGCACTTTACATAGTGCTGCTATTAGTAGCCAGTTTAGTTTGGAAATCAGTGAGCTTAGTTTATTCACTAAAGGTTGGTGAATGATTGGTATAATCTGATCAACTTAGtttattttcccttttttttaGATAAATCCGGCCTATGCATCAACTTAGTTTATTTTCTTACATAGGTATCACGTATCAGTGATATGCCAATCCTTAACTTTTCTTCCTTCCTGCATAAACACTGCGACCCAACCTAGTTTCAATGCCATTGGACAGCATTTCAATACTGATCTGCCTCCTTTTTCTGTTTCCAGTTTAGATCTGCATCCCGGGGCTGAATCCAAGGGGGACAAAGATGGCACTTGATGCAGACAACATTCTGCTGCACATCAAGAGGACATTGCATTCTTCAGTCAGGCTTGCCTATCATTCTGCTTCTGAGTATCCTGTGGCACTCGGCATCGGCATGCTGCTGCTGTTCCTACACAGACTCTGCCCTTCTCTGATTACTTTCCTGCTGTCTTCGTCCCCGGTCTTCCTGCTAACTGCGCTCCTTCTTGGAGCGCTGTTGAGCTACGGGGAACCAAGTGCTCCAGTGATCGGACAGGACCAGAAAAAATCGTCCGTTGAATCCAGAATATCCATCACTGAATGTTCAGTGGCTGAGGAGGTTCAGAATGTCGCCGTCACCCACATGTCAAGGAGCTTTTTTGAGAGCCCAGCTGTCTGCGTTGAGGAAACAACTTCTGATAGCATGTTCCATGATACCCACCGTGATGAGGACAGTATTGTCACGTCTGTGTCTGCTGATACCGTTCGCTGTGCAGAAGCTTCTGAGCTTACCAAGAGTGAAGTTGTTATTGTGGGAAGAGAGGAGCGTGTCAAGGAAACCTGTGACAAGGTTGAGCTTCAGCAGTTTTTTCAGAGCAGCGCTGCTGAAGGTGTTTCTGTTCAAGTGGACAAAACTTCCGAAGGTGTTCTGCTTGATGCTCTGTGTGATCAACGAAATGCGACATCTATGTCCACCGACACTGTTCTTTGTGCTGAATCTTCTGGGTTTGGCAAGAATGGTATCATTGCTGaaagagaggaagaggagcatGCTAAGGAAATCTGCGAGCAGGTTGCGCCGCCGCAACAGTCTGAGAGCACCGTTGCAGAAAGGTGTCACTATGAAGTGAACAATCAGTATCAGTTCGGTGAACTCATGAGCTCATGTTGGCAACCTGTTACGCGACAGGATCCTTGTTCTGATTCTGAGTCTGACCTTACTGAAAGCTCTTCTGATGCATCGATCACCGACATCATACCGATGCTTGATGAACTGAACCCACCTGTAAACTTGGGGACCAGTCATCCTTCCTCAACCTTCAGAGACAACCTGAACGCCGGCTCatcagatgaagatgaagatgaagatgaagatgaagatgaagatgaagatgaagatgaagatgactcGGAGGAGGAGGATGGTAACCTTAGCTCAGATGaagatggagaagaagaagagaagagagaTGACGAAAGTAGCTGGAAGGGCTTTGTGGATCCAAACTCTTTGGATACTGAAAAGAATGGAAACTTGGAGAGTCTGATGGCGCGGCGACTAGCAAAGAATGTTCTGAAGTTTGAACTTGACAGGAGGCTAATGGACATGCAGGCCGCTGATGCAGTTCAGAAAATGGAGGAGGCATCACGCTTCCGTGTTCAGGTGCCCTCCATTTCTACACCAAGGCCCGATCCTTCAAATGATTCAGAGGATACAGTGGAGTTACCACAGGTTCCTGATTCAGCGCCATCTGTGCTGCTTCCCTGGAGGAAACCGTTTGATATTCCATTTGACCAAATTGTGGACCACGACAGCCGTTTGCAGGAAACTTGGACTCCTCGCTCAGGCTTTTCATCATCACAGGGCAGGAAACGTGACAGCTTGTATGTAAGGCAGTCTACTTATATGCAACATCACAACGGAATAAAGCCAGAGAAGTCTGAATTCAGTAGAAAAGATGCTGTTGACAATCACTCAGAAAGCGATTCTGAGGAACCACTTGACAACAATGGCAAGTTATTTGGCTCACTGGAACCACATATTGGTGATGAGATCAAAATACTAAGCGCGGCAATTTCAGATGTGTGTGTGCTCGAAGCAAATCATGGAATTAAGGAGGGCAGCACTGATTCCGTCAACGGCACAAATTCCTTTTATGTCCAAAAATCACTGTCCAGCGCATCAGATGTGAACAATTCTATTTCTGCAGGTAATAGGGATCATTTTTCAGATTAGAGCTATGCCAATTATATATTTGCAATGTTTACTCAAGTAGAGCTGATGTCATGCACACAGGTAATGAGCAATCGGTACTTTGTTCTCTATCTGAAGAACACAACAATATTGAGGAACATATggttgaagttgaagaagactccATGAGTGAAGTTAACTCGTTATTCAAGTGCCGCATGGAGGAAGTGCTAGTGCAGTCCATTTCAGAGTCTGGCATAGGCCAACCCTTGACGGTTAAACTTGAGCACGAGCTTAGTGATACTTTATTACACGCAGAACCTGCAATACCTTTGATTGAAGCAAGATCAGTAGAAGAGCTGAATTCACAGTTTGCTCAGCTGAATGGAGAAGCATTATTAGCACCCGCTGCTTCTATCTCCAGTTGTGATGATGATCAGCCGATCCAAGACGGGCCAAGTGAAGCATGGCCTGTGGAAAATGGGGATACTGAAGATTCTTCAGATTGCTCACTTGACAAGGGTCCAGTGGCTGTGAAGGTCGTCGAAGGTGAAGGTGAGCCAAAGGAGGTGCTGACTGAAGATGGTGGGCTTCCTGTTGTAGAAGCAAGCTCGGTTGAGGAGATGAGCTCACTGTTCAGGCAACtggaagaagcagcagcagggCCAGCACTGATGCGTGCTGGTAGCTCAGAGTCAGAGCAGATGTTTGTTGGTCAGCACACTGGAGAGGCAGAGACTGCTTGCGGTGTGCTAGTTCCTGAGCCTGCTGCTTGGGATGATACCAATCCTACTTATGTGCAGTTAAGCATCGACGGCGGTGACAAGATGAAGATTCCTGGAGATGGCGAAGTAATCCTGGATAATTCGCCGAGGTAAACTCAGGACCGTGCGCTAAGGATGCTGGAAGATCTGGATCCGATGACACCAAAGTTTTTGTGGCTAAAGAATCACTTGAAAGTGCTTGATCTACTCTTACTGAAGTGCCGCAGTCAGGCAGCTGAAGAGATATGTTGGAGTGATGTTTGATCAcagggtgcacccggtgcagtgcaggTAGCCTAGCTAAATCCTGAAGGAGGTGGATGGGAGACATCATCGTCTTCTCAGATGTATATTTTTTGATCTGTGGAGAGAATGGAGTGCGCATGGCTATGTTGATATGTCTTTGGTTTAATTCGTCTGTTCATACTTCTTCATTTTTTTTCTCCCTTCGGATGATGGACAAATTAGGGTGATGCAGTTTGGCAGTAGCATGGATCGCTGGTTGTTTCATGTGCCGAGTGCGGAGTTTTTATACATGGATTCTCTTCGTTTGTTTTGGTTTCATGTGTTTACTGATGCGTACTAACTATGTAAGCTCAATAGTTACTgtttgtcggataccgtgagaaggggtaccctaagcaagaaccaaaaaacgattgCTTAGACTTCATAAAAGGTCGAAACCAGACGAACACCGCtagcctcggccaattctccgactcgcccgaggccccctcaccgctgacctcgggcgatccctcaccgaaggcctcggccgcccccctctcgtcgcaggtctcgaccgggccgccgaccctccgtctcgcgcgaggcaggctcggcagaaccctgctgcctcttccttcacccatccctctgacaaaacgttgCGTCACATTACCTCAGCCTACTGCTGCCCCTGGCGTCGGCCGCATGCTCAACACAGTACagaggaatggccgacgggacaggaggcaggactgggcaggagtTGCCAACCACTATGCCAACCGCTacgcacatggttgacgcccataccTCGCTGtactgccaactcctgctccgaaaacaacgcagcatggggagccatgtCTGGGATAccgtggcctcggaatcagtaacaAGGGCCAATAAGACAAACGAGGTCGCAGCCAgaaatctccgattcgcccgaggccccctcgccgaagccccctcgccgaggccccttcgcccgaggccctctcgccgaggcctcagaagaagtaccgattgtccgattcgcccgaggcctcctcgaCAAGGTCTGCGATCCCCCTATTTCGCGCGAggtcaactcagccaactgctgcccctgacaacagccgcgtgcccggcacagtacagcagaatggccgatgggacaggaggcaggactgggcaggggttacccgccactgtactaaccaccgtgcacatgggttgacgcccatgcctcactgtgctgccaactcctgcaccgaggacaacgcagcgtggggagccacgtcggggctactgtggcctcggaatcagtacccaggagcaataattccctccaaggcctcggcagtttgcttcaggggctcgacagcctggggACCCATGTCCGCCAAAGCCCCCcgtgatggcttggcctcggcacctacagagccacagccccctacgacgtcatcacgcgatgacctgcacgtcccccggactgggcaggggttacccgtcactatgctatccaccatgcacatggttgacaccatgcctcactgtgctgataactcctgcaccaaggacgaacgcgacgtggggagtcagaactgggttcctgtgacctcgggaccagcgaactgaccgagtcccgcctcgcccgagactcccggtagggcctcaggcgagctggacatgctccgcctcgtccgaggctgggctcgtcccgcaacctcgtcgcctccgcctcaaaagtcgctctagcaggctgtcgcatccaatcaatgcgcccagctgcacccactacgtaagccacgatcagCAGTGTACCGCGACAGGGgcgacgggacaacggtcaaatcgcctttttaccatcccttgctgacaatacagggtaccgtatcctgtagacgcacgttccgcgCTGTTCCGTCTAAATCAACTACGACGATGGCCGCCAAGACCCCGCATTGCCGTCtgcaaaggcctcggcacagcaggcctcggcacagcaggtctcggcacagcgggtctcggcctcagcacagCAGGTCTCGGCACAACCGACCACAGCAGTCCCCAGGCCTCGGCACTccaccaagtcaacaaatgtaCAGGAGCGCAGAATGACGCCGGCctggagaccataccgactagacaccgacgggaactcccacgacgtcGCGCTGCTCTGGGGAgcagaatacgtcagcaaatagtagccttcccATGTACCTCTGGCTTCCCCCTTGTGGTTATAAAAGGGGTAGCCGGTACCATTtctaggagaggaaggaggaacgaacagaaagacgaacacaccgatagaaccacgcactcctacgctgcttgggaacaacgcctcaagcagcccgcaccacactcgccgagacctggggctagttccctctctcacctagcttgtaaccccctactacgagcactccggtgcaaggaatacaagatcgatctctcggactggacgtagggcctcgattgcctgaaccagtataaccttgtgtctctttgcaccaccatccggaatcgggagcacgcagcacaaattcactcgttggttgagggacccccggttccaaaacaccgacagttggcgcgccaggtaggggcgctgcgtgtcagcttcgtcatcctagcaagttccggatggcagaccacatacgaccattgcgtctcggcaccatagtttggttcgggagcctagagttcatgtctctagggcatgagtacgacatggtgctcctcactcctcgaaccccaccgtccgacgacgaagtcgcgccccggcagcccaggcgcaggcggcgcccgggcggccgctctcgccacgctcgccaggcacggcgcgagcagggccaccccgacgctacgcgggcccggggcggcacgccactccccgccgatatcctacgaccagctgttggtacggggtccctggctggggacctgtctgacctgagcctggacaaaggaaaatcgccggtggcttacggcgatgcccagtcatctaaccccgctccgccactccctaaagagccgaccccggcggggcagaatctagAGACGgccccgtccccatacccctttgggttgagaaatgccgccacctcttatgcctacgcttacgctgccgctcacgagcacccctcggaacgccgccagcgcttcgctctcgacctgagcacccactccgactcctcagacgaggacgaggcatggcccggggtggatttctccgaattccacaaccctggggctttgcgccaattcttggccgcaggTGACTACTGCCttggctattccgactccgacgatgagggGACTCacgatccatcccgtgagtgcttccacgtcgggctcgggatgccaagggcgggcgaagaggaggagaggacaggcaaccattccccgccccgagcaggggcgggcgatgccacacctccgcgtcccGAAGCCCcgacagcacggaacgagaatcccgtccgCATGGAGCGTCGACGCCCAgacttggagcagctccgcgagctccaagccaaggttgaacaagaccgactcctcctgcAACAGCtacgggacactctcgagcaggagcagcaagagcgcggagagggcggaggagcccggcggaGGGCCCGCAACGTctatcaccgcatcaacgacaacgagggggatgagccacccccaatctttaaccgtgctagccagaatgttgcagcggctgcgatgctggtccgagcaatgcccgagccctccaccaccgaggggcgacgggtccgcggagagctccgcgacctcctcgagaccgcggcagtgcagcaggccgaaagttccgcctcccgccggcgcgggggcacttcggagcaacccacggcacgacctcgccaaggccaggatgcctcggtccgtcccgagcccgctcgcgcgccgacggtcaacagggccccctcggtgcgcgaccgacctggacaccaacgcgaggtacaaggcgaccacgaggtagttggcaggcgacggcgccacgacgacggagccgcccggggctaccacccacaccgaggcggtcactacgacagtgaagaggaccgcagtccttctcccgagccacctggccctcgggtctttagtagagccatccgcaacgcgCACTTCCCAGCCCGATTcaggcaacctgccaacctcacaaagtatagcggcgaaacgaaccccgagctatggctagccgattatcgcctggcttgtcagctaggtggtgcggacgatgacctgctcatcatccgcaacctccctttgttcttgtcagactcagcgcgagcctggctcgaacaccttccccccgcacaaatccacgactggcacgacttggtgagggtcttcgtcgggaacttccagggcacctatgtgcgccccgggaactcctgggacctcaaaggttgccgccagaagccggacgagtctcttcgagatttcatccggcgcttctccaagaaatgcaccgagttgccccgcgtcggtgactcagagatcgtccaagcattcctctctggcacctcctgccgagacctggtccgagaattgggccggaacgtaccaaccacagcggccacacttctcgacatcgccaccaacttcgcctcgggcgaggaggcagttggggccatcttccccaacaacgacgccagggggaagcagaaggacgaggccccccaggcctcgcccacccgcgtccccaagagaaagaagaagggtcgcccagggaagcaggaggtcctcgaggccgtccaTGCCGCCACCacagatcgcaagaatccccgaggcccccgcggccccgggttatttgacgacatgctgaagaagccctgtccttaccatcaaggtccggtgaagcatgctctcgaggaatgcaccatgcttcggcgttactacgccaggcttgggatCCCCGACGACGAGgacgccaggaaaaggggcgccgacgagagggacggcgataaagatgatgggttccccgaggtacgcaacgccttcatgatctttggcggaccctcggcatgcctcacggcgcgccagcgaaagagggaacgccgggaggtcttctcggtcaaggtagccaccccccggtacctcgattggtctcgggaagcggtcacctttgatcaggatgaccaccccgattatgttccaaatcccggacagtacccgcttgtcgtcgacccgatcattggcaacacccggctcaccaaagtgctcatggacggaggcagcggcctcaacatcctctacgtcaacactctggagctcctggagctcgaccagtcacgactccgaggcggttccgcgcccttccacggcgtcgtgccaggaaagcgcacacgacccctcgggcgcatcgacttacccgtctgctttggcactccctccaactaccgcaaggaggtcctcaccttcgaggtggttggattcaagggggcctaccacgccatcttggggtgcccgtgctacgccaagttcatggcggtccccaactacacctacctcaagctcaagatgccaggccccaacggcatcatcaccatcgagtccacgtacgaacatgcatacgactgcgacgtcgagtgcatcgagtacgccgaggccatcgtggagtcCGAGatcctcatcgccgatctcgaccagcttgctaacgaggttcccgacgccaagcggcgcgtcgggaccttcgagcccacggaggacgtcaagctcgtccccgtcgatcccaccgtccccgacggccgGGGACTGAAGgtcagtgccaccctcgacagcaaataggaggccgtgctcgtcgactttctccgtgcgaacgtcgatatgttcgcatggagcccctcggacatgccgggcataccgagggaggtcgccgagcacgccttagatatccgggcaggcTCCAGACCGGCAAGACAGCGCCTGCGCcggttcgacgaggagaagcgcagggctatcggcgaagaagtgcagaagctcgtagcagccgggttcatcaaggaagtattccatccagagtggttggccaaccccgtattagtcaggaagaaaagtggcaagtggaggatgtgcgtggactacactggtctaaataaagcgtgcccgaaggtcccgttcccactaccatgaattgaccaaatcgtcgactccactgcgggatgcgagaccctctccttccttgatgcgtattccggttatcaccaaatcaagatgaaagagtccgaccagctcgcgacttctttcatcactccattcggcatgtactgctacgtaaccatgccgtttggcctcagaaacgcaggggctacttaccagcggtgcatgatccaagtctttggcgaacacatcgggcgaaccatcgaggcctacgtggatgacatcgtagtcaagtccaggaaggccggtgatctcgtcggcgacttggagactgccttcacatgtctcagagagaagggcatcaagctcaaccccgagaagtgcgtcttcggggttccccgaggcatgctcttgggattcatagtctcggaacgtggaatcgaggccaacccggagaaggtctcggccgtgaccaacatgggcccgatccgagacctcaaaggggtgcagagggtcatgggatgcctcgcagccctaagccgcttcatctcgcgcctcggcgaaaaaggcctgcccctgtaccgcctcttgagaaagtccgagcgcttttcttggaccaccgaggccgaggaagccctcgccaggctcaaagcgctgctcaccaaccccctcgtcctggttccgcccaccgagggcgagcacctcttactctacgtcaccgcgacaacccaagtggtcagcgcggccgtagtagtcgagaggcaggagaagggacatgctctacccgtccagcgacctatctacttcatcagcgaggtgctctccgagactcagacgcgttacccccacatctagaagctggtttacaccgtagtcttggctcgacgcaagctgtgtcactactttgagtcccacccggtgactgtggtgtcgtcttttcctctgggagagataatccaaaaccgggaggcctcgggtagaatagccaagtgggctgtcgagctcatgggggaaaccctgtctttcgcgcctcggaaagcgatcaaatcacaggtcctggccgactttgtagccgagtggaccgacacacagctgccacccgttcaaatccaatcagaatgctggaccatgtacttcgacgggtctctgatgaagactggggctggcgcgggcctgctcctggtctcgccccttggagtacacatgcgctacatgatccggcttcacttcgccgcctccaacaatgtggccgaatacgaggccctcgtcaacggcctacaaatcgccatcgaacttggagtgcggCGTCTCgaagtacggggtgattcgcagctcgtcgtcgatcaggtgatgaaagagtcaagctgccatgaccccaaaatgaaggcgtactgcacgctagtacgtcgcctggaggacaagttcgacggcctcgaactcaaccacgtcgctcgaaagttcaacgaggccacagacgaactagcaaagatggcgtcggcacggaccctggttcccccgaacgtcttcgccagagacctccacaaaccatccgtcgactacgcctcggcaatAGAAGAAGGCCCATCgaccgagcccaccgcagggctcgaggccccctctaccACCGAGACCTCGCCAGccaagcccgaggccatggcgattgatgcagagcctcccaaggccgaccaaggaacggactggcgagtccctttccttgatcgcctcgttcagggagagcttcctgcggacagatccgaggcccgacggcttgcgtagcccatctggtattctccaacgatgcatcaccaccgaggctggccaat is part of the Miscanthus floridulus cultivar M001 chromosome 9, ASM1932011v1, whole genome shotgun sequence genome and encodes:
- the LOC136481227 gene encoding uncharacterized protein; this encodes MALDADNILLHIKRTLHSSVRLAYHSASEYPVALGIGMLLLFLHRLCPSLITFLLSSSPVFLLTALLLGALLSYGEPSAPVIGQDQKKSSVESRISITECSVAEEVQNVAVTHMSRSFFESPAVCVEETTSDSMFHDTHRDEDSIVTSVSADTVRCAEASELTKSEVVIVGREERVKETCDKVELQQFFQSSAAEGVSVQVDKTSEGVLLDALCDQRNATSMSTDTVLCAESSGFGKNGIIAEREEEEHAKEICEQVAPPQQSESTVAERCHYEVNNQYQFGELMSSCWQPVTRQDPCSDSESDLTESSSDASITDIIPMLDELNPPVNLGTSHPSSTFRDNLNAGSSDEDEDEDEDEDEDEDEDEDDSEEEDGNLSSDEDGEEEEKRDDESSWKGFVDPNSLDTEKNGNLESLMARRLAKNVLKFELDRRLMDMQAADAVQKMEEASRFRVQVPSISTPRPDPSNDSEDTVELPQVPDSAPSVLLPWRKPFDIPFDQIVDHDSRLQETWTPRSGFSSSQGRKRDSLYVRQSTYMQHHNGIKPEKSEFSRKDAVDNHSESDSEEPLDNNGKLFGSLEPHIGDEIKILSAAISDVCVLEANHGIKEGSTDSVNGTNSFYVQKSLSSASDVNNSISAGNEQSVLCSLSEEHNNIEEHMVEVEEDSMSEVNSLFKCRMEEVLVQSISESGIGQPLTVKLEHELSDTLLHAEPAIPLIEARSVEELNSQFAQLNGEALLAPAASISSCDDDQPIQDGPSEAWPVENGDTEDSSDCSLDKGPVAVKVVEGEGEPKEVLTEDGGLPVVEASSVEEMSSLFRQLEEAAAGPALMRAGSSESEQMFVGQHTGEAETACGVLVPEPAAWDDTNPTYVQLSIDGGDKMKIPGDGEVILDNSPR